The following coding sequences lie in one Psychrilyobacter atlanticus DSM 19335 genomic window:
- a CDS encoding pyridoxal phosphate-dependent aminotransferase has translation MELHGGNIYKLKREKGLEVLDYSANINPMGLSDRLKEEIGKNLDLLEKYPDPDYLEMKEVIAKHNKVEVENIIVGNGATEIMFLYAKNLKPKKVLIISPTFAEYERALKTVDCKIDYFQLEEEENFILNIPRLKKTLDNEYDLLVVCNPNNPTGKFIDKVILDELSLSCKEKGISILLDEAFIEFVDGSMDRSLVEYKHKNVFIVRALTKFFAIPGLRLGYGITFDEKLKGKIEGNREPWSVNAIAELATKVLLEDREYIAKSENWIREEKRFMYEELEKIKGIKPYITETNFILVKLMTGMGVKDFREKMISLGVLVRDASNFNYLDDKYFRLAIKDRVNNIKVLRCVEDAIK, from the coding sequence ATGGAACTACATGGGGGAAACATATACAAATTGAAACGGGAAAAAGGTTTAGAGGTATTGGATTACAGTGCTAACATAAACCCAATGGGTCTGTCTGACAGACTCAAGGAGGAGATAGGTAAAAACTTAGATCTTCTGGAAAAATATCCCGATCCAGATTATTTGGAGATGAAAGAGGTAATAGCGAAACACAACAAAGTAGAGGTTGAAAATATAATCGTAGGAAACGGTGCCACAGAGATTATGTTTTTATATGCTAAAAACCTAAAACCTAAAAAAGTTCTGATCATCTCTCCTACCTTTGCAGAATATGAAAGAGCATTAAAAACTGTAGATTGTAAAATTGATTATTTCCAATTAGAAGAGGAAGAAAATTTTATATTAAATATCCCAAGATTAAAGAAAACTTTGGATAATGAATATGATCTATTGGTAGTATGTAATCCTAATAATCCTACAGGAAAATTTATAGACAAGGTTATCTTAGATGAATTGTCTCTATCTTGTAAAGAGAAAGGAATAAGTATCCTTTTAGATGAAGCTTTTATAGAGTTTGTAGATGGAAGTATGGATAGGTCACTGGTAGAATACAAGCATAAAAATGTATTTATTGTGAGAGCTCTTACTAAGTTCTTTGCTATACCTGGATTACGTTTGGGATATGGGATAACCTTTGATGAGAAATTAAAAGGTAAGATAGAAGGGAACAGGGAGCCTTGGAGTGTTAATGCAATAGCTGAATTAGCTACTAAAGTTTTGTTAGAAGACAGAGAGTATATAGCCAAGTCAGAGAATTGGATCAGGGAAGAAAAAAGATTCATGTATGAGGAATTAGAAAAAATAAAAGGTATAAAACCCTATATTACAGAAACAAATTTTATCCTGGTAAAATTAATGACTGGTATGGGAGTAAAAGATTTTAGAGAAAAAATGATTTCATTGGGTGTTTTGGTCAGAGACGCCAGTAATTTTAACTATTTAGATGACAAATATTTTAGACTGGCTATAAAGGATAGAGTTAACAATATAAAAGTCTTGAGGTGTGTAGAAGATGCAATTAAATAA
- the cbiB gene encoding adenosylcobinamide-phosphate synthase CbiB has protein sequence MRVEDIILTGFILDLVFGDPRSLLHPVVVIGRIITFLEKILYKYKKIGGIILNLIVVGLTVGITYLISGYLEIIEIYLIYTIFATRSLALEGVKVFNILKKKDMQLARKELSYLVSRDTGYMQEKDIVRSVMETISENTVDGIISPLFFMVVGYLIAPATPLGVALAMGYKAINTLDSMVGYKNEKYKDFGWFSARVDDVANVIPARLTGGILIPISALFLRYDFKNSWKVFFRDRYNHASPNSAQSESAVAGALGVQFGGATSYFGRLKEKPTIGDKKKEFELMDIKRNIKLMYGSSILGMGMAYAVLILNGLN, from the coding sequence ATGAGAGTTGAAGATATAATATTGACTGGATTTATTTTAGATCTGGTATTTGGAGATCCTAGGAGTTTATTACACCCAGTGGTAGTAATCGGGAGAATCATTACTTTTTTAGAAAAAATATTATATAAATATAAAAAAATAGGCGGGATAATATTAAATTTGATAGTAGTAGGATTAACTGTTGGTATAACATACCTAATTTCAGGTTATCTGGAGATAATTGAGATCTATCTGATATACACTATATTTGCTACTAGATCACTGGCTCTTGAAGGAGTGAAAGTATTTAATATATTAAAGAAAAAAGATATGCAGTTGGCAAGAAAGGAACTCTCCTACTTAGTCAGCCGTGACACTGGCTATATGCAGGAGAAGGATATTGTTAGAAGTGTTATGGAAACTATCTCTGAAAATACAGTAGATGGAATAATATCGCCATTATTTTTTATGGTAGTAGGATATTTAATAGCACCTGCAACTCCCCTTGGAGTGGCCCTTGCAATGGGATATAAAGCTATTAATACATTGGATTCTATGGTAGGGTATAAAAATGAAAAGTATAAAGATTTTGGATGGTTTTCAGCTCGTGTAGATGATGTAGCTAACGTGATTCCTGCCAGATTAACTGGAGGAATACTCATTCCTATATCGGCACTTTTCCTTAGATATGACTTTAAAAATTCATGGAAGGTATTCTTTAGAGATAGATATAATCATGCCAGCCCAAATTCAGCACAATCTGAATCAGCTGTGGCAGGAGCATTGGGGGTTCAATTTGGAGGAGCTACCAGTTATTTTGGTAGACTGAAGGAGAAGCCTACAATAGGAGATAAGAAAAAAGAGTTTGAATTAATGGATATAAAGAGAAATATTAAATTGATGTATGGGTCATCTATACTAGGTATGGGAATGGCTTATGCTGTACTTATATTAAATGGTTTAAACTAA
- the cobK gene encoding precorrin-6A reductase, translated as MILLAGGTKDSRIIAEKLLIDKHKIIVTTATEYGGQLISHLDLEVRVAKLDLEGLENLANEMDVSCIVDATHPYAIEISNNLLKLSTILGVPYYRYERSMLEYKKENSFYSLEKLINFLEGVRGNILLTLGSNNIHLFKDLKNKKSIYIRVLPTEYAIKKCEDAGFRPSQILGLQGPFNTTFNEAIYGNYDIKYVVTKESGATGGELEKVEAASNLGVKVVVLKRPVVQYRNLYNEIDDLIGAIK; from the coding sequence TTGATCTTGCTTGCTGGAGGAACTAAAGATTCTAGAATAATAGCTGAAAAGCTTTTAATAGATAAACATAAGATCATAGTGACTACAGCTACAGAGTATGGTGGACAGTTGATCTCTCACTTAGATTTAGAAGTCAGAGTAGCAAAACTAGATTTAGAAGGTCTTGAAAATTTGGCTAATGAGATGGATGTAAGTTGCATTGTAGATGCTACTCATCCCTATGCCATAGAGATTTCTAATAATTTACTTAAATTGTCAACAATTTTAGGTGTACCCTATTATCGATATGAAAGAAGTATGTTAGAATATAAAAAAGAAAATAGTTTTTATAGTTTAGAGAAATTAATTAATTTTTTAGAAGGTGTAAGGGGAAATATATTACTTACTTTAGGAAGTAATAATATCCATCTATTTAAAGATTTAAAAAACAAAAAGTCTATCTATATCAGGGTACTACCTACTGAATATGCCATAAAAAAATGTGAGGATGCAGGGTTTAGGCCCTCACAGATATTAGGTCTTCAAGGCCCTTTTAACACAACCTTTAACGAGGCTATCTACGGAAATTATGATATAAAATATGTCGTGACCAAAGAGAGTGGTGCCACAGGTGGGGAGTTGGAAAAAGTAGAAGCAGCTTCAAATTTAGGAGTAAAAGTAGTAGTTTTAAAAAGACCGGTAGTTCAGTATAGAAACCTTTATAATGAGATAGATGATTTGATAGGAGCGATTAAATGA
- the cobJ gene encoding precorrin-3B C(17)-methyltransferase, translating into MKGKIYVVGMGPGNKDNMSFKAFDSMKKSDILIGHKTYISLVEDMFPEKELIRSAMKKEIDRCNETLKLAESGKTISLISSGESGVYGMAGIMLEVALDSDIEVEIVPGITASNAGASVVGAPIMHDHATISLSDLLTDWELITKRIDLASQGDFVISYYNPKSFSRTTQIVEAREIMLRHKKKDTPVAIVRNAKRNGEEYVLTTLEDMLNHEINMFTVVIVGNSKTYVKNGKMITPRGYKL; encoded by the coding sequence ATGAAAGGAAAAATATATGTAGTTGGAATGGGGCCTGGAAATAAGGACAATATGAGTTTTAAAGCCTTTGATTCTATGAAAAAATCAGATATATTAATTGGACATAAGACATATATTTCATTGGTAGAAGATATGTTCCCTGAAAAGGAATTAATTAGATCTGCTATGAAAAAAGAGATAGACAGATGCAACGAAACATTAAAACTAGCTGAAAGTGGAAAAACTATATCTCTAATCAGTAGTGGTGAATCAGGTGTCTATGGAATGGCAGGAATTATGCTGGAAGTAGCTTTAGACAGCGATATCGAGGTAGAGATAGTACCTGGAATTACAGCTTCTAATGCTGGAGCAAGTGTTGTAGGAGCACCTATAATGCACGATCATGCAACGATTAGTTTGAGTGATCTGTTAACTGACTGGGAATTAATAACGAAGAGAATAGATCTAGCTTCTCAAGGTGATTTTGTAATCTCATACTATAACCCTAAGAGTTTTTCTAGAACTACTCAAATTGTAGAAGCAAGAGAGATCATGCTAAGACATAAAAAGAAAGATACGCCTGTAGCAATAGTAAGAAATGCAAAAAGAAACGGAGAAGAATATGTTCTAACTACATTAGAAGATATGCTGAACCACGAGATAAATATGTTTACTGTGGTAATAGTAGGAAATTCTAAAACTTATGTAAAAAATGGGAAAATGATAACACCAAGAGGATATAAACTTTGA
- the cbiG gene encoding cobalt-precorrin 5A hydrolase, translating to MRLAIITLTKKATRKGIEIKDLLTPTNRFKTIDVFTLSKYSDDKTIPMENGFKDTISKIFDSYDSLYFIMASGIVVRTIAPLLKSKDVDPAIITSDEDGKFITSLLSGHLGGANELASMIAENIGGIPVISTASDVSGSIAVDTIAMKLKAHLRDLESAKDVTALIVNGERVELRLPSNMSVNLNSNSPVCNKTKGIKKGISGIVVMSNRLNIEVTQIIPENIILGIGCRRDTPAETILDGIELTMKECNLHMDSIKHIATVDVKADEVGLLEVCEKLGKELIVIDRKQIKLIQNNYEGSDFVEKTIGVRCVSAPVAYLSSNKVGKFIKEKKRYNGVTVSIYEE from the coding sequence ATGAGGTTAGCTATTATCACATTAACTAAAAAGGCTACTAGAAAAGGTATTGAGATAAAAGACCTGCTTACTCCTACAAATAGATTTAAAACTATAGATGTATTTACATTATCAAAATACAGTGATGATAAAACCATCCCTATGGAGAATGGGTTTAAAGACACCATCTCTAAGATATTTGATAGTTATGACAGTTTATATTTTATCATGGCAAGCGGGATAGTAGTGAGAACTATAGCTCCCCTCCTAAAAAGCAAAGATGTAGATCCTGCTATAATTACAAGTGATGAAGATGGTAAGTTTATCACATCACTACTTTCTGGTCATTTAGGAGGAGCTAATGAATTAGCTTCTATGATTGCAGAAAATATAGGTGGAATACCGGTTATTTCCACAGCTTCAGATGTGTCTGGAAGTATAGCAGTAGATACTATAGCTATGAAGTTAAAAGCCCACCTGAGAGACCTTGAGAGTGCTAAAGATGTAACTGCTCTTATAGTTAATGGAGAAAGGGTAGAGCTAAGGTTACCGAGTAACATGTCGGTAAACTTAAATTCTAATTCCCCTGTTTGTAATAAAACAAAAGGGATAAAAAAAGGTATATCAGGTATAGTGGTTATGTCTAACAGGCTAAACATTGAGGTAACACAAATAATTCCTGAAAATATAATACTGGGGATTGGATGCAGGAGGGATACACCTGCTGAAACTATACTAGATGGTATAGAGTTAACTATGAAAGAGTGTAACCTGCATATGGATAGCATAAAACATATTGCCACTGTAGATGTAAAAGCAGATGAGGTTGGATTATTAGAAGTCTGTGAGAAGTTAGGCAAAGAATTGATAGTTATAGATAGGAAGCAGATAAAGCTTATCCAAAATAACTATGAAGGATCTGACTTTGTAGAAAAAACTATAGGAGTGAGATGTGTTTCTGCTCCTGTAGCGTATCTATCTAGTAATAAAGTTGGTAAATTTATAAAAGAGAAGAAGAGATATAATGGTGTGACAGTATCAATATATGAAGAATAG
- the cobM gene encoding precorrin-4 C(11)-methyltransferase, with amino-acid sequence MAKVFFIGAGPGDPELITVKGQRLVKEADVIIYAGSLVPRQVIECHKDGAEVYNSASMNLDEVIEVTVKAINDGKMVARVHTGDPAIYGAHREQMDILASHNIEFEVIPGVSSFLASAAAIKKEFTLPDVSQTVICTRMEGRTPVPELEKLELLASHKTSMAIFLSVQMIDKVVDQLLSHYDLDTPVAVIQRATWEDQKIVMGTLENIAEKVEKANITKTAQILVGRFMGDEYSKSKLYDKHFTHEYREGIK; translated from the coding sequence ATGGCAAAAGTATTTTTCATAGGAGCAGGCCCTGGAGATCCAGAATTAATCACAGTAAAGGGACAAAGACTAGTAAAGGAAGCTGATGTTATTATCTATGCAGGATCATTAGTACCAAGACAGGTAATTGAGTGCCATAAAGATGGAGCAGAGGTATACAATAGTGCATCTATGAATTTAGACGAAGTGATAGAAGTAACAGTAAAAGCTATAAATGATGGGAAGATGGTAGCTAGAGTACATACAGGAGACCCTGCTATCTATGGAGCTCATAGGGAACAAATGGATATATTAGCCAGCCACAATATAGAATTTGAAGTTATCCCAGGGGTAAGTTCTTTCCTAGCATCAGCCGCTGCTATAAAAAAAGAGTTTACACTTCCAGATGTTTCTCAAACTGTTATTTGTACTAGGATGGAAGGAAGAACACCAGTTCCAGAATTAGAAAAGTTAGAGTTATTAGCGTCTCACAAGACATCTATGGCAATCTTCTTATCGGTACAGATGATAGACAAGGTAGTAGATCAATTATTATCCCACTATGATCTAGATACACCAGTAGCGGTAATCCAAAGAGCTACCTGGGAAGATCAGAAGATAGTAATGGGAACATTAGAAAATATTGCAGAAAAAGTAGAAAAGGCAAATATCACGAAAACAGCTCAAATTTTAGTAGGTAGATTTATGGGGGATGAATACTCAAAATCAAAATTATATGACAAGCACTTTACCCATGAATACAGAGAAGGAATAAAGTAA
- the cobI gene encoding precorrin-2 C(20)-methyltransferase — protein sequence MAKLYGIGVGVGDPEMLTMKAVRALGESDVVILPRANTKNYSTAFEIAKGYMKEDIEKVFLDFTTVDNDKIREDDRLEYSKIVNKLVKEGKNIAFITIGDPMTLSTFVYAMELLEDKIEVESIPGITSFASITSRLRTPLLMGDETLKVIPIAKETNLVKEIESADNLVFMKVTRNLERLKEAFRETGNMDNVVLISNCGKDSEKIYYDLENITRDDISYFTTILLKKGGVRQWQKYFS from the coding sequence ATGGCAAAATTATATGGAATAGGTGTAGGTGTAGGAGATCCGGAGATGTTAACAATGAAAGCTGTAAGAGCCCTGGGAGAATCAGATGTAGTAATCTTACCCCGTGCAAATACAAAAAACTATAGTACAGCATTTGAAATTGCAAAGGGATATATGAAAGAAGATATCGAAAAGGTATTTTTAGACTTCACAACTGTAGATAACGATAAAATACGTGAAGATGATAGATTAGAATACTCAAAGATTGTAAATAAATTGGTAAAAGAAGGGAAAAATATAGCATTTATAACTATTGGAGACCCTATGACCCTCAGTACATTTGTATATGCAATGGAGTTATTAGAGGATAAGATAGAGGTTGAATCTATCCCTGGAATCACTTCATTTGCTTCTATAACTTCAAGACTGAGAACACCTTTACTTATGGGAGACGAAACACTAAAAGTTATCCCTATTGCTAAAGAAACAAATTTAGTAAAAGAGATAGAGTCGGCAGATAATTTAGTCTTTATGAAAGTCACTAGAAATTTAGAGAGATTAAAGGAAGCTTTTAGAGAAACTGGAAATATGGATAATGTAGTTTTAATCTCTAACTGCGGGAAAGATTCAGAAAAAATCTATTATGATTTAGAAAATATCACTCGTGATGATATCTCATACTTCACGACTATATTACTTAAAAAGGGTGGTGTAAGACAATGGCAAAAGTATTTTTCATAG
- the cbiT gene encoding precorrin-6Y C5,15-methyltransferase (decarboxylating) subunit CbiT, whose translation MVHIEDKEFIRGKVPMTKQEVRCISVAKLDLKEDSVLIDVGAGSGSVGIEAANFTPKGKVFGIEVNPDGIEVIHQNIEKFNVTNYELVEGLAPSDIPEIEVDRMFIGGSKGNLETILEWFLSHSRENAKVVINTITLESLGEAMKGLEKLKFCEIEVVNINIARNKKIGRYNMMMGENPIYIISAKRSK comes from the coding sequence ATGGTTCATATAGAAGATAAAGAATTTATCCGCGGCAAAGTACCTATGACTAAGCAGGAAGTTAGGTGTATATCTGTAGCAAAGCTAGACCTAAAAGAAGATAGTGTCTTAATCGATGTAGGAGCAGGGTCCGGCAGTGTTGGAATAGAGGCCGCTAACTTTACACCAAAAGGTAAAGTTTTTGGAATAGAGGTAAACCCTGATGGAATAGAAGTGATCCATCAAAACATAGAAAAGTTTAATGTGACAAATTATGAACTGGTGGAAGGATTAGCTCCAAGTGATATCCCTGAAATAGAAGTAGACAGGATGTTTATAGGAGGATCTAAGGGAAACTTAGAAACTATTTTGGAATGGTTCTTGAGTCATTCTAGAGAAAACGCAAAAGTGGTTATAAATACTATAACTTTAGAAAGTTTGGGTGAAGCTATGAAAGGATTAGAAAAACTTAAATTTTGTGAGATAGAAGTAGTTAATATAAATATAGCAAGAAATAAAAAAATAGGTAGATATAATATGATGATGGGTGAAAACCCGATATATATTATATCGGCCAAAAGGAGTAAATAA
- the cbiE gene encoding precorrin-6y C5,15-methyltransferase (decarboxylating) subunit CbiE produces the protein MKKINILGLGPGNKKYILPITKEYITKSDILIGGKRNIESLGTLAQGKEIRYIDRYLDQLAVYIKENREKRISLIVSGDTGFYSMIPFMKRYFEIEDLNIISGISSMQYMFSAIGYSYEDTFIGSVHGRECDYITPIKDGKKAGLLTDNKMTPQVIAQILLKNEVKGTIFVGERLSYDDERITKLSLKEMAELKIIFDINVVIVIPDNLSS, from the coding sequence ATGAAAAAAATTAATATACTGGGGCTAGGCCCTGGGAATAAAAAATATATCCTTCCTATCACTAAAGAATATATAACAAAATCTGATATATTGATCGGAGGCAAGAGAAATATAGAATCTTTAGGAACCCTTGCGCAGGGAAAAGAGATAAGATATATAGACAGGTATTTAGATCAGTTAGCCGTCTATATTAAAGAAAATAGAGAGAAAAGAATTTCCCTTATAGTCTCAGGGGATACAGGATTTTATAGTATGATTCCCTTTATGAAAAGGTATTTTGAGATAGAAGATTTAAATATTATTTCAGGTATCTCCTCCATGCAGTATATGTTTTCGGCAATAGGTTATTCCTATGAAGATACTTTTATAGGTAGTGTTCACGGCAGGGAATGTGACTATATTACTCCTATAAAGGATGGTAAAAAAGCAGGACTTCTTACAGATAATAAAATGACTCCCCAGGTAATAGCACAGATTTTATTAAAAAATGAAGTGAAAGGGACTATATTTGTAGGAGAAAGATTAAGTTATGATGATGAAAGAATAACAAAACTTAGTTTGAAAGAGATGGCAGAGTTAAAGATTATTTTTGATATAAATGTAGTGATAGTAATACCCGACAATCTTTCTTCCTAA
- the cbiD gene encoding cobalt-precorrin-5B (C(1))-methyltransferase CbiD, translating into MKLDKYTVQNGKKMRYGYTTGSTAAGACKSAVEIYFQKEDLSTIEIETPKGWNLNLDINSIEIGVIDNYRYVKTSIIKDGGDDPDATDKIEIFATLKEILEDEKIEDRGDNFINDKKNISLCGGIGVGRVTKKGLQVAIGKPAINPVPVRTIFYEIEKVLPKGKKVEVTIDIPMGVEVGKKTFNPKLGILGGISILGTTGIVKPMSEESWRDSIVIELKMLLEEYSEDTVIITPGNYGKKFLVEELKVDPKKIIIISNFMGFILDNIKVLGYKKIVLVGHIGKLIKVAGGIFHTHSKISDGRMEILGANALLAGEAPEDVIKIIEANTTEEGLSYLKLKETNKTIAKKIKQKCEKRVFDEVEVEVLTFSFDHGELARTDGFNRMVDNYEKN; encoded by the coding sequence ATGAAATTAGATAAATATACCGTCCAAAACGGAAAAAAGATGAGATATGGATATACTACTGGGTCAACTGCAGCAGGAGCCTGTAAGAGCGCAGTGGAAATATATTTTCAAAAAGAAGACCTATCTACTATAGAGATAGAAACTCCTAAGGGATGGAATTTAAATCTAGATATAAACAGTATTGAAATAGGGGTTATCGATAACTATAGATATGTTAAAACTAGTATTATAAAAGATGGTGGGGATGACCCCGATGCTACTGACAAAATAGAAATATTTGCAACTCTCAAAGAAATTTTAGAGGATGAGAAGATAGAAGACAGGGGAGATAACTTTATCAATGATAAAAAGAATATATCCCTATGTGGCGGGATAGGTGTAGGAAGAGTCACTAAAAAGGGATTGCAGGTAGCTATAGGAAAGCCGGCAATAAACCCTGTGCCTGTCCGGACTATATTTTATGAGATAGAAAAGGTCTTACCTAAGGGAAAAAAGGTCGAGGTTACTATAGATATTCCAATGGGAGTTGAAGTAGGGAAAAAGACCTTTAATCCTAAACTAGGAATATTAGGCGGGATATCGATATTAGGAACTACTGGTATAGTAAAACCGATGTCAGAAGAATCTTGGCGGGACTCTATAGTCATAGAATTGAAGATGCTTTTAGAAGAATACTCAGAAGACACGGTAATTATTACTCCTGGAAACTACGGGAAGAAGTTTTTGGTAGAAGAACTGAAGGTAGATCCTAAAAAGATCATCATCATCAGTAATTTTATGGGATTTATCCTAGATAACATAAAAGTATTAGGATATAAAAAAATAGTTTTAGTGGGACATATAGGAAAACTCATCAAGGTGGCCGGAGGAATATTTCATACTCATTCAAAGATATCCGATGGACGAATGGAAATATTAGGAGCCAATGCTCTATTAGCAGGAGAAGCCCCAGAAGATGTAATTAAAATTATAGAGGCTAATACTACAGAAGAGGGATTGTCTTATCTAAAATTAAAGGAAACCAACAAAACAATTGCAAAAAAAATTAAACAGAAATGTGAAAAGAGAGTTTTCGATGAAGTAGAGGTTGAGGTGTTGACTTTTTCCTTTGATCATGGAGAATTAGCCAGAACAGATGGATTTAACAGGATGGTGGATAACTATGAAAAAAATTAA
- a CDS encoding precorrin-8X methylmutase: protein MSYVKKPMAIENKSFEIITNELGEKAMQFTEGELKIVKRLIHTTADFEYADIVEISKDAIESGKKAIEEGSKIYCDTNMIVNGLSKKTMEKWDVGAYCLVSDEKVVIEAKERGLTRSIVGMEKAIKDAKTKIFLIGNAPTALFTLMEAIEKGYRPNLVVGVPVGFVGAEDSKERLRELDIPYIVTRGRKGGSTVAVATFHGILYDMYDRKGFLGE from the coding sequence ATGAGTTATGTAAAAAAGCCTATGGCAATTGAAAATAAGAGTTTTGAGATAATCACTAATGAATTAGGTGAAAAAGCAATGCAATTTACCGAAGGTGAGTTAAAAATTGTAAAGAGACTTATTCATACTACTGCTGACTTTGAATATGCTGACATAGTAGAGATATCAAAAGATGCGATAGAAAGCGGAAAAAAAGCCATTGAAGAGGGAAGTAAGATCTATTGTGACACCAATATGATCGTAAATGGTCTGAGTAAGAAAACTATGGAAAAATGGGATGTAGGTGCTTATTGTCTGGTTTCAGATGAGAAGGTGGTAATAGAAGCAAAGGAAAGAGGATTGACTCGTTCGATAGTGGGGATGGAAAAAGCAATAAAAGATGCAAAAACAAAGATATTCTTGATCGGAAACGCTCCTACAGCTCTATTTACATTGATGGAAGCTATTGAAAAAGGGTATAGACCTAATCTTGTAGTAGGAGTGCCAGTTGGATTTGTAGGAGCTGAAGATTCCAAAGAAAGGCTGAGAGAATTGGATATTCCTTATATTGTAACTAGGGGAAGAAAGGGTGGAAGTACAGTAGCTGTAGCTACATTCCACGGTATTTTATATGATATGTATGATAGAAAAGGATTTTTAGGAGAATAA
- a CDS encoding ABC transporter substrate-binding protein: MIKIIKLLSIFIFMTQLCFPSNTEIISESGKIIDLTKPHTRIISLYGAHTDVLVNIGAEKNLVGVEKSNADLGIEVFSYKDSVEKFISAKPDLILIRPMIRDRFSGLIRSLKNANLTVVTIKPTKFEELDNYWLTLGKLSGYEKEAVQYTDDFHMNLAKLKKKADSIPTNERKTVFFEARHKTNQTTSLDGIPAYILGVLDIENIAYDATPTKKGSSVADFPKELLLARGEKIDVYLAQYGAMNRPTVDIIKKAPGYKAIRAVREDEIYIIDEYNVSRPTNGLLDGINEIGHVVYPKYF; this comes from the coding sequence ATGATTAAAATAATAAAATTATTATCGATCTTTATTTTTATGACACAGTTATGTTTTCCTTCTAATACAGAGATAATAAGTGAATCTGGGAAAATAATAGATCTGACTAAACCTCACACTAGGATAATCTCCCTCTATGGAGCTCATACAGATGTTTTAGTAAATATAGGTGCTGAGAAGAACTTGGTAGGAGTAGAAAAAAGTAATGCTGATCTGGGGATAGAGGTTTTTTCGTATAAAGACAGTGTAGAAAAATTTATATCTGCGAAACCGGATTTGATCTTAATAAGACCTATGATTAGAGACAGGTTCAGCGGATTAATAAGATCATTAAAGAATGCAAATTTGACTGTAGTAACTATAAAGCCTACAAAATTTGAAGAATTAGATAACTATTGGCTGACACTAGGTAAACTAAGCGGTTATGAAAAGGAAGCGGTCCAATATACAGATGATTTTCATATGAACTTAGCGAAATTAAAGAAAAAGGCCGATTCAATACCTACTAATGAAAGGAAAACAGTGTTCTTTGAGGCTAGACATAAAACCAATCAAACAACCTCCCTAGATGGGATACCAGCTTATATTTTAGGAGTATTGGATATAGAGAATATAGCTTATGATGCTACTCCTACAAAAAAAGGGTCCAGTGTGGCTGATTTTCCCAAAGAATTATTGTTAGCACGAGGGGAAAAGATAGATGTATATTTAGCACAGTATGGAGCTATGAATAGGCCCACTGTGGATATAATAAAAAAAGCACCTGGTTACAAAGCAATAAGAGCAGTAAGGGAAGATGAAATCTATATAATAGATGAATATAATGTATCGAGACCAACAAATGGATTATTAGATGGGATAAATGAAATTGGACATGTTGTCTATCCAAAATATTTTTAA